The following proteins come from a genomic window of Mycobacterium sp. DL:
- a CDS encoding IclR family transcriptional regulator: protein MQKVRPESETGPAYPIASVNNALLLLLLFREQPRVRLTDACKYLGVAHSTAHRLLAMLAHHGFVQQEPVTRAYVAGPALVEVGLAVVGSLNVREQARPAMEELNTELGETVHLGVLEGNQVRYADAVESERALRVVARTGTLVPAHCTSLGKALLSLMTDQQVAEVYPTSDEPFTARTDQSITTQAELLEEVAKTRERGYAVNSGETEDDVGSVAVAFRDFAGRPAAIAVAAPSSRLNSQRISHIGELMIETLAKSPDGPRRG from the coding sequence ATGCAGAAGGTGAGGCCGGAGAGCGAAACGGGTCCGGCGTATCCGATCGCGTCGGTGAACAACGCCTTGTTGTTGCTGCTGCTGTTCCGCGAGCAACCCCGGGTGCGACTCACCGACGCGTGCAAGTACCTCGGCGTCGCGCACTCCACCGCGCACCGACTGCTCGCGATGCTGGCCCATCACGGTTTTGTCCAGCAGGAGCCGGTGACTCGGGCCTATGTGGCGGGTCCCGCGCTCGTTGAAGTCGGTCTGGCGGTGGTGGGTTCGCTCAACGTCCGCGAGCAGGCCCGTCCGGCGATGGAGGAGTTGAACACCGAACTCGGTGAGACCGTCCACCTGGGTGTGCTCGAGGGCAACCAGGTCCGCTATGCCGACGCGGTGGAATCCGAGCGGGCCCTGCGCGTGGTGGCCCGCACCGGCACGTTGGTGCCCGCGCACTGCACGTCGCTGGGCAAGGCGCTGCTGTCGCTGATGACCGACCAGCAGGTCGCAGAGGTCTATCCGACGTCCGACGAACCGTTCACCGCAAGAACCGATCAGTCCATCACCACCCAGGCCGAACTCCTCGAGGAAGTGGCCAAGACGCGGGAACGCGGCTACGCGGTCAATTCGGGCGAGACCGAGGACGACGTCGGATCGGTCGCGGTGGCCTTCCGTGACTTTGCGGGTCGGCCGGCTGCGATCGCCGTGGCGGCTCCCTCGAGTCGCTTGAATTCCCAACGCATCTCGCACATCGGAGAGCTGATGATCGAGACTTTGGCAAAGAGCCCGGACGGCCCCCGCCGGGGCTGA
- a CDS encoding DUF3068 domain-containing protein: MNRAVALRIAACGIMGLGAALLIAALLLSTYTTSKISKIPLDIDATLISDGTGDAFDPASLLGERFIVNEDVPLVMQQQISVESPANADVVTLQVGNTVRRSDQQQDNGLLLAMVDTVTLDRTTALAVSSESNPGGAVQRPRAIEDENPPTNIALPHEGLTYRFPFDTEKKTYPFFDPIAQQPYDANYSGEEDVNGLTTFKFTQNVGYDADGELVEPVRYASLYDDDADSQATAPARLWGIEGDPEEMITMSRYYAAQRTFWVDPVSGTIVKQTDRAYHYYARDALRPEVTFADYSLTTNEESVESQVAAAQDERDTVALWGRILPITFTALGLIALVGGALLGSFSLRAESMLIDPGLDDTGQRFFGGRGDEGEPVPGAEAKTEKLPAQRPTDLPPDKPV, encoded by the coding sequence TTGAACCGCGCAGTTGCGCTGCGGATCGCCGCATGCGGAATCATGGGCCTCGGTGCCGCCCTGTTGATAGCCGCGCTGCTGCTGTCCACCTACACCACGAGCAAGATCTCCAAGATCCCGCTGGACATCGACGCCACGCTGATCAGTGACGGCACCGGCGATGCATTTGATCCGGCGTCGCTGCTCGGCGAGCGGTTCATCGTCAACGAGGACGTGCCGTTGGTGATGCAGCAGCAGATCAGCGTGGAGTCACCGGCCAACGCCGACGTGGTGACGCTGCAGGTCGGTAACACGGTGCGGCGCAGCGATCAGCAGCAGGACAACGGTCTGCTGCTGGCGATGGTGGACACCGTCACGCTCGACCGCACGACCGCGCTCGCGGTGTCGAGCGAGAGCAACCCCGGCGGCGCGGTGCAGAGGCCACGCGCGATCGAGGACGAGAACCCGCCGACCAACATCGCGCTGCCGCACGAGGGGCTGACCTACCGCTTCCCGTTCGACACCGAGAAGAAGACCTACCCGTTCTTCGACCCGATCGCCCAGCAGCCGTACGACGCGAACTACTCCGGCGAAGAGGACGTCAACGGGCTGACGACCTTCAAGTTCACCCAGAACGTCGGTTACGACGCCGACGGCGAACTCGTGGAGCCGGTGCGTTACGCGTCGCTGTACGACGACGACGCCGACAGCCAGGCGACGGCTCCGGCCCGTCTGTGGGGCATCGAGGGTGACCCCGAGGAAATGATCACGATGTCGCGCTACTACGCCGCGCAGCGCACGTTCTGGGTCGACCCGGTGTCGGGCACCATCGTCAAGCAGACAGACCGCGCGTACCACTACTACGCACGCGACGCGCTTCGACCCGAGGTCACGTTCGCCGACTACAGCCTGACCACCAACGAGGAGTCGGTCGAATCCCAAGTGGCCGCCGCGCAGGACGAGCGCGACACGGTGGCACTGTGGGGCCGCATCCTGCCCATCACCTTCACCGCACTGGGGCTGATCGCCCTGGTCGGCGGCGCTCTGCTGGGCTCGTTCAGCCTGCGTGCTGAGTCGATGCTGATCGACCCGGGCCTCGACGACACCGGCCAGCGGTTCTTCGGCGGCCGGGGAGACGAAGGCGAACCGGTGCCGGGCGCGGAAGCCAAGACCGAGAAGCTTCCCGCGCAGCGGCCCACCGACCTGCCGCCGGACAAACCGGTCTGA
- a CDS encoding acyltransferase, with the protein MRACAAIGVVVTHVAFQTGHTGGFSGRLLGRFDLAVAVFFALSGFLLWRGHAAAARGLRSRPPTGHYLRSRIVRIMPGYLVAVVVILTLLPDARPDLTVWLANLTLTQIYVPLTLTAGLTQMWSLSVEMTFYIVLPFLALLVRWVPVRARIGVITAAAVLSLGWAQLLPVETPLGVNPLNWPPAFLSWFAAGMLLAELTVSPTGWVHRLARRRVLMAAIAIAAFLVAASPLAGPEGLTPGSVDQFIVKTAMGAIVAGALLAPLVLDRPDTSHRFLGSTTMVTLGRWSYGLFVWHLAALAMVFPVIGQFAFSGHMPVVLVLTVVFGFAIAAVSYALVESPCRNALRRWERRVDPTPLDWGHLPLAGDSVDAEIEPATAR; encoded by the coding sequence ATGCGCGCCTGCGCGGCCATCGGGGTCGTCGTCACCCACGTCGCCTTTCAGACCGGGCACACCGGCGGGTTCTCCGGGCGGTTGCTCGGCCGTTTCGATCTCGCGGTCGCCGTATTCTTCGCGCTGTCCGGTTTTCTGCTGTGGCGCGGGCACGCCGCCGCGGCCCGGGGGCTGAGGTCCCGGCCGCCGACCGGGCACTACCTGCGCTCACGCATCGTGCGCATCATGCCCGGCTACCTGGTGGCCGTCGTGGTGATCCTGACCCTGCTGCCGGATGCCCGGCCGGACCTCACGGTGTGGCTGGCGAACCTGACCCTCACGCAGATCTACGTCCCGCTGACGCTGACCGCAGGACTGACCCAGATGTGGAGCCTCTCGGTCGAGATGACCTTCTACATCGTGCTGCCGTTCCTGGCGCTGCTGGTGCGGTGGGTGCCGGTGCGGGCGCGTATCGGGGTCATCACCGCCGCCGCGGTGCTGAGCCTCGGCTGGGCGCAGCTGCTCCCCGTCGAAACGCCACTCGGGGTCAACCCGCTGAACTGGCCGCCCGCATTCCTGTCGTGGTTCGCGGCCGGGATGCTGCTCGCCGAGCTGACGGTCAGTCCGACCGGGTGGGTGCATCGACTCGCGCGCCGTCGCGTGCTGATGGCAGCCATCGCGATCGCCGCCTTCCTGGTGGCGGCCTCGCCGCTGGCCGGTCCGGAAGGGCTCACGCCGGGCAGTGTCGACCAGTTCATCGTCAAGACGGCGATGGGCGCGATCGTCGCCGGGGCGCTGCTCGCGCCGCTGGTGCTGGACCGGCCCGACACGTCGCACCGGTTCCTCGGCAGCACCACGATGGTGACGTTGGGGCGCTGGTCCTACGGCTTGTTCGTGTGGCACCTGGCTGCACTGGCAATGGTGTTCCCGGTGATCGGCCAATTCGCGTTCAGCGGTCACATGCCGGTCGTGTTGGTGCTGACGGTGGTGTTCGGTTTCGCGATCGCAGCGGTCAGTTACGCGCTGGTGGAGTCGCCGTGCCGGAACGCGCTGCGCCGTTGGGAGAGACGCGTCGACCCGACACCGCTGGACTGGGGGCACCTCCCGCTTGCGGGGGATTCCGTCGACGCTGAGATCGAGCCCGCCACAGCGCGCTAG
- a CDS encoding AMP-binding protein: protein MTSPVPPIGTQVSALAARNPEAAAVTCSGVTVTRAEMDAATNRVARGFASLGVGVGDYVTIVLPNSLDWVYSVLACWKLGAVPQPLSARLPDVELAALLELRRPRLLVGRPDPTGVTASAPADLAAEYSGFSSAPLPEAVSPVWKSMASGGSTGRPKLIESGGDSRVPAAIGQPLGAQEGDVTLISVPLSHNTGFTTFAIGLLQGHHLVVMPRFEPTEFLNLVTEHRVTFLTTVPTIMQRLLPAYRADPDAYDLSSIRRLWHLAAPCPPAVKLAWIEILGPGAVWELYGGTELQALTFISGDQWLAHPGSVGTVVAGEMKVLDDDGNECPPGEVGEIYMRPAPGGRPTYRYIGSTAKSRDGWDSLGDLGYYRDFGAERYFYLNDRRVDMFTVGGRNVYPAEIESALSEHPEVLSCLAVGIPDADLGQVPHVLVQAAGLDEAAVVGFLAERIASYKLPRSVEFTDRPLRDDAGKARRSAVRDEVIARRAAQSD from the coding sequence ATGACGAGTCCTGTTCCCCCGATCGGCACCCAGGTCTCGGCACTGGCCGCCCGGAACCCCGAAGCTGCGGCCGTCACCTGCTCGGGCGTCACGGTGACACGAGCGGAGATGGACGCGGCGACCAATCGTGTTGCGCGCGGGTTCGCCTCGCTCGGTGTGGGTGTCGGCGACTACGTGACGATCGTGCTGCCGAACTCACTGGACTGGGTGTATTCGGTGCTGGCCTGCTGGAAGCTGGGCGCGGTGCCGCAGCCGCTGTCCGCACGCCTGCCCGACGTCGAGCTCGCCGCGCTGCTCGAACTGCGGCGTCCCAGGCTGCTGGTCGGCCGACCCGACCCGACCGGTGTGACCGCCAGTGCGCCAGCGGATCTCGCCGCCGAATACTCGGGGTTCTCGTCCGCACCGTTGCCCGAAGCGGTGTCGCCGGTGTGGAAGTCGATGGCCTCCGGCGGCAGCACAGGTCGGCCCAAGCTGATCGAATCGGGCGGCGACAGCAGGGTGCCCGCCGCGATCGGCCAGCCGTTGGGAGCGCAGGAGGGCGACGTCACCCTGATCTCGGTGCCGCTGAGCCACAACACCGGTTTCACGACCTTCGCCATCGGTCTGCTGCAGGGACACCATCTGGTGGTGATGCCCCGGTTCGAACCGACCGAGTTCCTCAACCTGGTCACCGAACACCGGGTGACGTTCCTGACCACGGTCCCCACGATCATGCAGCGCCTACTGCCCGCCTACCGCGCCGACCCCGACGCCTACGATCTGTCGTCGATCCGCAGGCTCTGGCATCTGGCTGCGCCGTGCCCACCGGCGGTCAAACTCGCGTGGATCGAGATTCTGGGTCCGGGTGCGGTCTGGGAACTCTACGGCGGCACCGAGTTGCAGGCGCTGACGTTCATCTCAGGTGACCAGTGGCTGGCCCATCCGGGATCGGTGGGAACCGTCGTCGCCGGTGAGATGAAGGTGCTAGACGACGACGGCAACGAATGTCCGCCCGGGGAGGTCGGCGAGATCTACATGCGTCCGGCGCCGGGGGGACGACCCACCTATCGCTACATCGGTAGCACCGCGAAGTCCCGCGACGGTTGGGACTCGCTGGGAGATCTGGGCTACTACCGGGATTTCGGAGCCGAACGCTATTTCTACCTCAACGACCGCAGGGTCGACATGTTCACTGTGGGCGGTCGCAACGTGTACCCGGCCGAGATCGAATCAGCGCTTTCTGAGCATCCGGAAGTGTTGTCCTGCTTGGCAGTTGGAATTCCCGATGCCGATCTGGGCCAGGTGCCGCATGTGCTGGTGCAGGCTGCGGGCCTGGATGAGGCGGCGGTCGTGGGGTTTCTCGCCGAGCGGATCGCGTCCTACAAGCTGCCGCGGTCGGTGGAGTTCACCGACCGGCCGCTGCGCGACGACGCCGGGAAGGCGCGTCGGTCGGCGGTGCGCGACGAGGTCATCGCGCGGCGGGCCGCGCAATCGGACTAG
- a CDS encoding VOC family protein produces the protein MRIRHLGIVVQDLERTAEFYENVLGFKRLGDIRTPGHYPGKAIDLSDGEVNYSLLQPNPEIQRSEWTYGAMGPNHIGVTIEDTASVVTALKERGIEVYGAEKADPPRFFKFRDPDGVEVDVATPERGWKF, from the coding sequence GTGCGCATCCGACACCTTGGAATCGTCGTCCAGGATCTCGAGAGGACCGCCGAGTTCTACGAGAACGTGCTCGGCTTCAAACGACTGGGCGATATCCGTACTCCCGGCCACTACCCGGGCAAGGCCATCGACCTGAGCGACGGCGAGGTCAACTACTCACTCCTGCAGCCCAATCCAGAGATCCAGAGGTCCGAATGGACGTATGGAGCCATGGGCCCCAACCACATCGGCGTGACGATCGAGGACACCGCCTCCGTGGTCACCGCGCTGAAGGAACGCGGGATCGAGGTGTACGGCGCAGAGAAGGCCGACCCGCCCCGATTCTTCAAGTTCCGCGATCCAGACGGTGTCGAGGTCGACGTCGCCACGCCGGAGCGTGGCTGGAAGTTCTGA
- a CDS encoding MFS transporter — MKVFSGRTMPPWWLLGTVASIFLLQTAVTLARPVSTYRLLALDADGTALGLAAACFAVPPMLLAVGFGRWAEKHHPAVLLGLGLAVAAAAAFALVVADTVPAIGLATTALGVGHMSGTIGAQSIMAQAQSSLTRINRFGMLTTISALGQIAGPIAGGVIIGHSEQPGLEATSSALLVAAWVFVAGVPPAILAWRTNIQKSTIRTGRAQRVWHLLRRRGMPAALMTSFSAKSGMDLLLVYVPLLGAAVGLKPSQVGLLLGISSTGALLARAATPMFVRRISTLRLTVSATAVASACLVLIAVSDDLVPMIPAMAVLGFALGLSQTTTMDWVVNLVDETSRGSALGLRMATNRLGQTLILVAAGAMSGWLGVQMAFIMLAVVMLGTAGSGLISARKDPG; from the coding sequence GTGAAGGTGTTCTCGGGTCGTACGATGCCGCCGTGGTGGCTCCTCGGAACCGTCGCCAGCATCTTCCTGCTCCAGACCGCGGTCACACTGGCCCGCCCGGTGTCGACCTACCGCCTGTTGGCGCTCGACGCCGACGGCACCGCTCTCGGCCTGGCCGCGGCGTGCTTCGCCGTTCCCCCGATGCTGCTCGCGGTCGGGTTCGGCCGGTGGGCCGAGAAGCACCATCCCGCTGTCCTTCTGGGACTGGGACTGGCCGTCGCCGCGGCGGCGGCGTTCGCGCTCGTGGTCGCCGACACCGTTCCCGCCATCGGACTGGCCACCACCGCGCTGGGCGTCGGCCACATGTCGGGCACCATCGGCGCGCAGAGCATCATGGCTCAGGCGCAGAGTTCCCTGACCCGCATCAATCGTTTCGGCATGTTGACCACCATCTCTGCGCTCGGTCAGATCGCCGGCCCCATCGCCGGTGGCGTGATCATCGGACACTCCGAACAACCCGGTCTCGAGGCCACCTCATCGGCCCTGCTCGTCGCCGCATGGGTGTTCGTCGCAGGTGTACCTCCGGCAATTCTGGCCTGGCGCACCAACATCCAGAAGTCCACGATCCGCACCGGGCGTGCCCAGCGGGTGTGGCACCTGCTTCGGCGGCGAGGGATGCCCGCCGCGCTGATGACGAGCTTCTCCGCCAAGAGCGGCATGGACCTGCTGCTGGTGTACGTCCCGTTGCTCGGAGCAGCCGTCGGCCTCAAACCGTCCCAGGTCGGACTGCTGCTGGGCATCAGTTCGACCGGCGCGTTACTCGCGCGTGCCGCCACACCGATGTTCGTCCGGCGGATCTCCACGCTGCGATTGACCGTCAGCGCCACCGCAGTCGCGTCGGCATGCCTGGTGCTCATCGCGGTCAGCGACGATCTGGTGCCGATGATCCCCGCGATGGCAGTGCTCGGCTTCGCGCTCGGTTTGTCCCAGACCACCACGATGGACTGGGTCGTCAATCTCGTCGACGAAACCAGCCGCGGGTCCGCGTTGGGCCTCCGGATGGCGACCAACCGCCTCGGCCAGACCCTGATCCTGGTGGCAGCGGGCGCGATGTCAGGCTGGCTCGGCGTGCAGATGGCCTTCATCATGTTGGCGGTGGTCATGCTCGGCACCGCCGGCTCGGGCCTGATCAGCGCGAGGAAGGACCCCGGCTGA
- a CDS encoding oxygenase MpaB family protein — MTATRIRIAKRTARWSDEPVTAADAMDFWSFAAGAANVVMQLSNPGVGHGVVESKVDSGALMKHPWKRARTTFQYLAVAVIGSDEDRAAFRDAVDEVHRQVKSGPQSPVRYNAFDLDLQMWVAACLFVGLEDTYQLLRGEMTPEQSEQFYTSAWPLGTTLQVREDQWPATRAEFDRYWDIACQDIALDDVVRTYLLDLIDLRMINPVLALPFRPLLKFLTVGFLAPVFREALGVTWGPARQRSFERLFLFVAFVNRFLPGFIRQGGSHVLLADVRRRSRRQRRLV, encoded by the coding sequence GTGACCGCCACCCGCATCCGAATCGCCAAGCGCACCGCGCGCTGGAGCGACGAACCGGTGACCGCAGCCGACGCCATGGATTTCTGGTCGTTCGCCGCAGGTGCAGCCAACGTGGTCATGCAACTGTCGAACCCTGGCGTGGGTCACGGCGTCGTCGAGAGCAAGGTCGATTCGGGTGCGCTGATGAAGCACCCGTGGAAGCGGGCACGGACGACGTTCCAGTACCTCGCCGTCGCGGTGATCGGATCCGACGAGGATCGGGCCGCGTTCCGCGACGCGGTCGACGAGGTGCACCGTCAGGTGAAATCGGGACCGCAGAGTCCGGTGCGGTACAACGCATTCGATCTCGACCTCCAGATGTGGGTGGCGGCGTGCCTGTTCGTGGGCCTCGAGGACACCTACCAACTGCTGCGCGGCGAGATGACTCCCGAGCAGTCCGAACAGTTCTACACATCGGCGTGGCCGCTGGGCACCACTCTGCAGGTACGCGAGGACCAGTGGCCCGCGACGCGTGCGGAGTTCGACCGCTACTGGGACATCGCGTGCCAAGACATCGCATTGGACGACGTCGTGCGCACCTACCTGCTCGACCTGATCGACTTACGGATGATCAATCCGGTTCTGGCGCTGCCTTTTCGGCCGTTGCTGAAGTTCCTCACCGTCGGCTTCCTGGCGCCGGTGTTCCGAGAGGCGCTCGGCGTGACGTGGGGGCCGGCCCGGCAACGCTCGTTCGAGCGGCTGTTCCTGTTCGTGGCCTTCGTCAACCGGTTCCTGCCGGGATTCATCCGTCAGGGCGGAAGCCATGTGCTGCTGGCCGACGTCCGCAGGCGTTCCCGTCGGCAACGGCGACTGGTCTGA
- a CDS encoding IS481 family transposase, with translation MSHRNAPLSETGRLRLARCVVDDGWSLRRAAERFQVSVSTASRWAGRYREQGQSGMADRSSRPHHSPNRTPTRTERRIIGVRVTRRWGPARIGYLLGIHPSTVHRVLSRYRIAKLRWLDRATGRVVRRMESAGCGDLVHVDVKKLGKIPAGGGWRMVGRTKGNRNARADKSSGVTNKYGNPVRGYHFIHTAIDAHSRLAYSELLADEGKDTAADFWRRANAWFTDCGITVRKVLTDNGNCYRSHVFRDALGDIGHRRTRPYRPQTNGKVERFHRTLADEWAYARLYTSDAQRCDEYPRWLHTYNHHRGHTALGGQAPASRVPNLSGQYN, from the coding sequence GTGTCTCACCGTAATGCCCCTTTGTCCGAAACCGGTCGCCTGCGGCTGGCTCGTTGCGTCGTCGATGATGGCTGGTCTTTGCGACGGGCTGCCGAACGTTTCCAGGTGTCGGTATCCACGGCCTCGCGGTGGGCGGGCCGCTATCGCGAGCAGGGTCAGTCGGGGATGGCCGACCGCAGCTCACGACCACACCACAGCCCCAATCGCACACCTACACGCACTGAGCGGCGCATCATTGGCGTGCGCGTCACCCGGCGGTGGGGGCCTGCCCGTATCGGCTACCTGCTCGGGATTCATCCCTCGACGGTGCATCGGGTGTTGAGCCGCTACCGGATCGCCAAGCTGCGCTGGCTCGACCGCGCGACCGGACGCGTCGTTCGCCGAATGGAGTCCGCAGGCTGCGGCGACCTGGTGCACGTCGATGTCAAGAAACTCGGCAAGATCCCCGCCGGCGGCGGCTGGCGCATGGTGGGCCGTACGAAGGGCAACCGCAACGCCAGGGCCGACAAGAGCAGCGGGGTGACCAACAAGTACGGCAACCCGGTCCGCGGCTACCACTTCATCCACACCGCCATCGACGCGCATTCGCGGCTGGCCTACTCCGAATTACTCGCCGACGAGGGCAAGGACACCGCCGCCGACTTCTGGCGGCGTGCCAACGCGTGGTTCACCGACTGCGGCATCACCGTTCGAAAGGTGTTGACCGACAACGGGAACTGTTATCGATCACACGTCTTCCGCGATGCCCTCGGCGATATCGGCCATCGTCGCACTCGGCCCTACCGGCCGCAGACCAACGGCAAGGTGGAGCGCTTCCATCGCACACTGGCCGACGAGTGGGCCTATGCGCGGCTCTACACCAGCGACGCGCAACGCTGCGACGAATACCCGCGCTGGTTGCACACCTACAATCACCACCGCGGCCACACAGCACTCGGCGGTCAAGCACCAGCCAGCCGTGTACCTAACCTCTCAGGTCAGTACAACTAG